Proteins from one Muntiacus reevesi chromosome X, mMunRee1.1, whole genome shotgun sequence genomic window:
- the LOC136154428 gene encoding ferritin heavy chain-like, with protein sequence MVPTPTSEVRQNNRPECEAAVNSHAALEFHASFQCLAVAFYLDRDDVALKHFSRFFLLSSHEHSKTAESLMFLQKERGGRVCFLDIRKPESQEWESGRQAMQDTLQLEKCVNQSLLDLHQLAIESCDADLCHFLETSYLDQQVKFIKELQDHVSNLSNVESAEGSLADDVFDKLTLGHSNKED encoded by the coding sequence CAGAACAACCGCCCTGAGTGTGAGGCCGCGGTCAACAGCCACGCCGCCCTGGAGTTCCACGCCTCCTTCCAGTGCCTGGCTGTGGCCTTCTACCTCGACCGTGATGACGTGGCCTTGAAGCATTTCTCCCGCTTCTTCCTGCTCAGCTCTCACGAGCACAGCAAGACAGCGGAGAGCCTGATGTTCCTGCAGAAAGAGCGTGGGGGCCGCGTCTGCTTTCTCGACATCAGGAAGCCCGAGAGCCAAGAGTGGGAGAGCGGACGCCAGGCCATGCAAGACACCCTGCAGCTGGAGAAGTGCGTCAACCAGAGCCTCCTTGACCTGCACCAGCTGGCCATTGAGAGCTGTGATGCCGACCTGTGCCACTTCCTAGAGACCAGCTACCTGGACCAGCAGGTCAAGTTCATCAAGGAGCTACAGGATCATGTCAGCAACCTGAGCAACGTGGAGTCAGCAGAAGGCAGCCTGGCAGATGACGTCTTTGACAAGCTCACCCTGGGCCACAGCAACAAGGAGGACTGA